TTTACTATCCCCATGCTGCTTTCACTTATTCTTTTTGCCTGCTCAAACGGTAATGACGATTTTGATGCCACAGGGACTTTTGAATCTGAAGAAGTTATTGTCTCTTCAGAGGCGATGGGAAAGCTTGTAATGTTTGATGTTGATGAAGGATATATTCTTAAACAAAATCAAATAGTTGGTGTGGTCGATACAACTCAATTATATCTAAAGAAAAAACAGCTTCAATCAACTATTAAAGCTGTGTTAAGTAAACGGCCTGATGTTGCAACTCAGATTGCGGCATTACAACAGCAAATTGAAACTGCCGAAACCGAACAGAAACGAATTGAAAATCTTGTAAAATCAAATGCAGCAACTACAAAACAACTTGATGATATTAATGCACAGCTTGAAGTTTTACAAAAACAATACAATGCAACAAAATCCAGTTTAACCATTACAAGAAATGGAATACAGAGTGAAACACTTCCATTGATAGCACAAGTTGAACAGATTGAAGACCAGATAAATAAAAGTAAGATTAAAAACCCAATTGATGGAACAGTTTTAACCTGTTATGCAAAACAAGATGAGATAGCAACAAACGGAAAAGCTCTTTACAAAATTGCAAATTTATCCGAAATGACTTTACGTGCTTACGTTAATGGTGATCAGCTTGGACAGATAAAACTTGGACAAAATGTAAAAGTATTTGTTGATAAAGGTAACGGCGAACAGAAAGAAATGAGCGGAGAAATTTATTGGGTTTCATCAAAAGCTGAGTTCACTCCAAAAACAATCCAGACTAAAGATGAACGTGCAAATCTTGTCTATGCTATTAAAGTCAGAGTTAAAAATGATGGTTACTTAAAAATTGGAATGTACGGCGAAGTAAAATTTTGATATGAATACAATTGAAGTAAAAAATATCGTTAAGACTTATCCAACAAAAAAAACAAAAGTTACCGCTGTTGATGATGTTTCGTTCTCATTAAAAGAAGGTGAGTTGTTTGGATTAATTGGTCCGGATGGAGCCGGTAAATCATCAATTTTCAGAATTCTAACAACCTTACTTTTAGCAGATAGCGGAAGTGCTTCAGTAATGGAGCTTGATGTTGTAAAAGATTATAAAGAAATTAGAAAAATTGTTGGCTACATGCCGGGCAGGTTTTCGCTTTATCAGGATTTAACTGTTGAAGAAAATTTAGAATTTTTCGCTACAATATTTAATACCACCATTGAGGAAAACTATAATTTAATCGCTGATATTTATATACAACTCGAACCTTTCAAGAAACGTCGTGCTGGAAAACTTAGCGGCGGAATGAAACAGAAACTTGCTCTTTGCTGTGCACTAATTCACAAACCAAAAGTATTATTTCTGGATGAACCAACCACCGGTGTAGATCCTGTATCCAGAAAAGAATTTTGGGAAATGTTGAAACGATTAAAAGAGCAAGGAATAAGTATTCTTGTATCGACACCTTATATGGATGAAGCAAAACTTTGTGATAGGATTGCGCTTATTCAAAATGGCAAACTTTTAGAAATAGATACACCGCAAAATATTGTTGATAGATTTGATAACAATCTTTATGCTGTTCGTTCTGATAATATGTTTAAGCTCCTAACAGATTTAAGAAGTTTTCCTGAAACAAAATCGTGTTTTGCATTTGGGGATAAACATCACCTTGTTTTAAATGATAATAATTTTGATTTGAATAAACTCAAATCTTATTTACAAAATCAAAGTAATCTGGAAATAAAAAAAATTGAGCCAGGAATAGAGGATTGCTTTATGCAATTAATGAAAGCCCAGCCGGATGCTATCACCAAGATTGAGAGTGGAGTTTAGTTATTCCTACGAAAGTGGGAATCCATTTTACTTAATGAATTTAGACTCCTGTTTTCATGGGAATGACAAATGAATCAAGTTTCTTATGTAATTGAAATAAAAAATGAATAATAAAATTGTAATTAAAACAGATAAACTCACAAAAAAATTTGGAGATTTTATCGCAGCTAATGAACTGACTTTTGAAGTTTACAAAGGTGAGATCTTTGGCTTTTTAGGGGCTAATGGCGCTGGTAAAACCACGGCTATGAAAATGCTCATAGGTATTTCAAAACCAAGTTCCGGTAATGCTAACATTGCGGGTTTCGATGTTTATAAAGACACAGAAAATATAAAAAGAAGTATCGGATATATGAGTCAAAAATTTTCTCTTTATGAGGACCTAACTGTAAAGGAAAATATTACTCTGTTTGGTGGAATTTATGGACTAAGTAATAGCGAAATCGAAACGAAATGTAATGAGCTGTTGGAAAAATTAAACTTACAAAATGATGCAAATAAATTAGTCAGTTCTCTTCCGCTTGGCTGGAAACAAAAGCTGGCGTTCAGCACTGCAATATTTCACACACCTAAAATTGTTTTTCTTGATGAACCAACAGGCGGTGTTGATCCAATTACCAGAAGACAATTTTGGGATATGATTTACGAAGCTGCTCATAACGGAATAACGGTTTTTGTAACAACGCATTATATGGATGAAGCGGAGTACTGCGATCGTGTTTCAATAATGGTTGATGGAGTGATTAAAGCATTGGATTCACCGGCAGGATTAAAAAAACAATTCAATGCTAAATCTATGGACGAGGTATTTGTGAAACTTGCCCGAAGTGCGAAAAGAGGAGATTGATCTTTATGAAACAGCTTTTAACGTTTGTAAAAAAAGAGTTCCACCACATCCTGCGAGATAAGCGTTCGATGCTTGTACTTTTGGGTTTACCCATTGTGCAATTGTTAATATTTGGATTTGCAATTACAACTGAAACCCGAAACTGCAATATTGCAATTTTAGATAATTCAAAAGATGAGGCAACGCAAAATATTATTACTCGAATTGAAAGCAGTACTTACTTTGATATTGAAAGAACTCTTTCATCCAACGATCAAATTGAAAAAACATTTAAGACGGGACGAATAAAATTAGCAATTGTTTTTCAATCAAATTTTCAAAACGATCTTTTGCATACAAACAAAGCACAAATTCAAATTATAACGGATGCCTCTGATCCTAATCAGGCAACCACTTTAACTAATTATGTAAGTGCGATTGTAAGGGAGTATCAACAAGAATTAAATCAAAACAAGGATTTACCCTACACAATTAACACGGAAATCAGAATGCTTTACAATCCACAGTTAAAAGGAGAGTATTCTTCTGTGCCAGGTGTAATGGGTATGATTCTGCTGCTAATCTCTGCAATGATGACATCCATTTCAATAGTTAAGGAAAAAGAAATAGGAACAATGGAAGTTCTTCTCGTCTCCCCTATGAAGCCTTCGATAGTTATTGCAAGTAAAGTTATTCCTTACTTTATAGTTTCACTAATAAATGTAATCACAATTTTACTAATTAGTAATTTTGTTTTTGGAATTCCAATTCAAGGAAGCTTTCTACTTTTAGGTTTTATAACAGTTATATACATCATATGCGCATTATCTTTGGGGATTTTAATATCCACGGTAACAAGTTCTCAACAAGCTGCGATGATTATTTCTTTAATGGGTTTGATGCTGCCTGTTGTAATGCTTAGCGGATACGCTTTTCCTATTGCAAATATGCCTCTAATACTGCAGATCATTTCTAATGTCATTCCAGCTAAATGGTATATAATTATGGTTAAAGATGTGATGATAAAAGGAATTGGTCTTTTCGAAATTTGGCAAGAGTTATTAATAATTATTGGAATGACAACATTCTTTTTAGGTCTCAGTATAAAACGATTTAAGGTTAGGTTGCAATGAGGACTTTATTTTTTTTATTAAGAAAAGAATTTCTGCAGATACTACGTAATAAACTTATGATTAGAATGATATTTGCGTTGCCCGTAGTACAATTAATTATTCTGCCAAATGCAGCTAATTATGAGATGAAAAATATAAATATGAGTATTGTTGATCATGATCATTCCGAATATTCAAGACAACTGATTAACAAATTTACATCTTCAGGTTATTTTCAACTCACAAATGTTTCTGAAACCTATAAAGATGCTTTAGTAGTAGTTGAAGAAGATAAAGCAGATCTGATAGTAGAAATTCCGCAAGGTTTTGAAAGGGATTTAATAAGAGATAATAAATCCAAAACTATGATTGTTGCTAATGCCATAAACGGACAAGCTTCAGGACTTTCAGTTTCTTATGCTAATGCAATTATACAGGATTTTAACAGCGAAGTTAGAGTAGAGTGGATACAAACACCTCGTTTAAATCCACAACCTATAATTGAAATAACCACCAGCAACTGGTTTAATCCTAAAATGAACTACAAGTATTTTATGGTTCCCGGTGTTTTGGTTTTATTGGTTACATTAGTTGGGTTTCTTTTAACAGCAATTAATATTGTTAAAGAAAAAGAAGACGGAACAATTGAACAATTAAATGTCTCTCCTATTAAAAAGTATCAATTTATTTTAGGCAAACTAATTCCTTTTTGGATTATTGGGAACATTGTACTTTCTATAGGATTTGGTATCAGCTACATTGTTTATGGAATCTTTCCAGCAGGCAATCCTTTTTTAATTTATTTATTTGCAGCTGTATACTTAATTGCACTTTTAGGATTTGGACTATTAGTTTCTACATTTGCAGAAACCCAGCAGCAGGCAATGTTTATTTCATATTTCATTATGACAGTTTTTATTCTGCTTGGCGGACTATTTGCACCAATTGAGAATATGCCCGGTTGGGCACGCATACTTGCATACCTGAATCCCGTAAGCTACTTTATTGAAGTGATGAGAATGATAGTATTAAAAGGAAGCGGCTTTACAGATATTTTAAGATATCTTTGTATTATATCTTTGTTCGCAATTGGTTTTAATACGCTGGCAATTTTGAATTATAAAAAGACAGTTTAATGGTTAAATCGATTTGTAGAGAGTATTGAGGTTTTATTGCTTAATATTTAAGGGCAGATTGGTATAATAAACTTATATAGTAAAATAGCCGCTCTAAGAGCGGCTTCATAAAAAAATTTTTTATTTCTTATTGCTGAATTCTCATCATAACGCTGTTACCGTTCCTTATTGCGGTGTTAATCATTCCATTTTCGTGTTCAACTTCACCAAAATCCATTTGGGAAACCTCTGCTCTTAAACCGTCTGCCTGAATTCCATTTAGAATACTTTGAATCTGTTGAGCAGAAAATGTATAAGTGCCGGTGTTTGTCTTCAGTATAATAAACATTACGTGATCCATTGGCGGTTTGGGGTCTTTGCCAGGTCCTCCTGGTTTTCCACCGGGTCCTTTACCAGATTTTAAACCTGGCATTAATCTAATTCCAACTTTTCCTTCATTACCACCTTCCCAATTAATTGTAAGATCTTCAGTAGGATTTATAAATTCACCAAACGTTGGACTCGTTATATTCATTAATGCAGAAGGTGATGTTAAGGTAATTGTAATAGGTGCAAAATTTTCTGAACCAGATACTTCAAATTGGTAATCAGTGTTAGGCACAAATTCAAGCATGTTCTCTGACTCACATTTACCGAAAGGTCTTTCAAATAAACTGTAAGCTACTCCACGCATAGAATGACTATGTTTGTACATTTCAACCTGATTA
Above is a genomic segment from Ignavibacteriales bacterium containing:
- a CDS encoding HlyD family efflux transporter periplasmic adaptor subunit — protein: MKNKIIFTIPMLLSLILFACSNGNDDFDATGTFESEEVIVSSEAMGKLVMFDVDEGYILKQNQIVGVVDTTQLYLKKKQLQSTIKAVLSKRPDVATQIAALQQQIETAETEQKRIENLVKSNAATTKQLDDINAQLEVLQKQYNATKSSLTITRNGIQSETLPLIAQVEQIEDQINKSKIKNPIDGTVLTCYAKQDEIATNGKALYKIANLSEMTLRAYVNGDQLGQIKLGQNVKVFVDKGNGEQKEMSGEIYWVSSKAEFTPKTIQTKDERANLVYAIKVRVKNDGYLKIGMYGEVKF
- a CDS encoding ABC transporter ATP-binding protein, producing the protein MNTIEVKNIVKTYPTKKTKVTAVDDVSFSLKEGELFGLIGPDGAGKSSIFRILTTLLLADSGSASVMELDVVKDYKEIRKIVGYMPGRFSLYQDLTVEENLEFFATIFNTTIEENYNLIADIYIQLEPFKKRRAGKLSGGMKQKLALCCALIHKPKVLFLDEPTTGVDPVSRKEFWEMLKRLKEQGISILVSTPYMDEAKLCDRIALIQNGKLLEIDTPQNIVDRFDNNLYAVRSDNMFKLLTDLRSFPETKSCFAFGDKHHLVLNDNNFDLNKLKSYLQNQSNLEIKKIEPGIEDCFMQLMKAQPDAITKIESGV
- a CDS encoding ABC transporter ATP-binding protein; amino-acid sequence: MNNKIVIKTDKLTKKFGDFIAANELTFEVYKGEIFGFLGANGAGKTTAMKMLIGISKPSSGNANIAGFDVYKDTENIKRSIGYMSQKFSLYEDLTVKENITLFGGIYGLSNSEIETKCNELLEKLNLQNDANKLVSSLPLGWKQKLAFSTAIFHTPKIVFLDEPTGGVDPITRRQFWDMIYEAAHNGITVFVTTHYMDEAEYCDRVSIMVDGVIKALDSPAGLKKQFNAKSMDEVFVKLARSAKRGD
- a CDS encoding ABC transporter permease, producing the protein MKQLLTFVKKEFHHILRDKRSMLVLLGLPIVQLLIFGFAITTETRNCNIAILDNSKDEATQNIITRIESSTYFDIERTLSSNDQIEKTFKTGRIKLAIVFQSNFQNDLLHTNKAQIQIITDASDPNQATTLTNYVSAIVREYQQELNQNKDLPYTINTEIRMLYNPQLKGEYSSVPGVMGMILLLISAMMTSISIVKEKEIGTMEVLLVSPMKPSIVIASKVIPYFIVSLINVITILLISNFVFGIPIQGSFLLLGFITVIYIICALSLGILISTVTSSQQAAMIISLMGLMLPVVMLSGYAFPIANMPLILQIISNVIPAKWYIIMVKDVMIKGIGLFEIWQELLIIIGMTTFFLGLSIKRFKVRLQ
- a CDS encoding ABC transporter permease; its protein translation is MRTLFFLLRKEFLQILRNKLMIRMIFALPVVQLIILPNAANYEMKNINMSIVDHDHSEYSRQLINKFTSSGYFQLTNVSETYKDALVVVEEDKADLIVEIPQGFERDLIRDNKSKTMIVANAINGQASGLSVSYANAIIQDFNSEVRVEWIQTPRLNPQPIIEITTSNWFNPKMNYKYFMVPGVLVLLVTLVGFLLTAINIVKEKEDGTIEQLNVSPIKKYQFILGKLIPFWIIGNIVLSIGFGISYIVYGIFPAGNPFLIYLFAAVYLIALLGFGLLVSTFAETQQQAMFISYFIMTVFILLGGLFAPIENMPGWARILAYLNPVSYFIEVMRMIVLKGSGFTDILRYLCIISLFAIGFNTLAILNYKKTV